One Xylocopa sonorina isolate GNS202 unplaced genomic scaffold, iyXylSono1_principal scaffold0014, whole genome shotgun sequence genomic window carries:
- the LOC143431888 gene encoding zinc transporter foi-like, with protein MSHHFVTVCVVCVLCAAHTPCSAHADFSTTGQTDPNSINSEKLPDSNEQLQPTLLLMKSKETQEKDVRKLHLNNLSTRNNGAVKLSKALDNNNGYRIPTLLVPVAINETYTKKASSKNVKAHENIQENLVPITKEDSITLRDIEILERLGQIEIMQNNILNTARLERDQYPLNRIRSKRNVDVIDDKYFMRKIFEAYGDGTSITMEGFEKLLKKLGLLRLITDISRLENHNIITSQHENPLDKSKSLQNNGLPEYENGIKKERCLNSKELLNTVARDMPYNLITNSNSTLPSWLFERVCPALVYQLAGESSSERNGCIRVPENYKPITVNKYLREDTTRNMIQVWAYSTISILIISLCGLLGVAVIPFMGKVYYHQLLQFLVALAVGTLCGDALIHLLPHAMVSHDHAHERIHVDVNDHAESDHKEQHNMNMWKGLVAMMGLALFFFTEKALTLVAEWRKIRQRRNKLPSRVRVMRETDGPNSNVVGEKLCKHKYSSYPYCYGEINSEIQDNHHNRQHNNHERPPVIEEEKPLTSNCNSVAKIMNDVEKKPNEDWRLDDSIVNTKKNVDGADVPLNESESYTVIIREHETKHHGHTHSHGHVHSAPESMSSVAWMVVMGDGLHNFTDGMAIGAAFSANIAGGFSTAIAVFCHELPHEIGDFAVLLKAGMSAKQAVFYNLLSSVLCLFGMIFGVLLGSTPAVSSWMFAAAAGMFIYIALVDMIPELSSSHSVERSSQWQCILQALGLLCGLGIMLIIALYEHDLKNMFSD; from the exons ATGTCGCATCATTTTGTCACAGTTTGCGTGGTTTGTGTTTTATGCGCCGCACATACTCCGTGTTCAGCTCATGCTGACTTCTCGACAACTGGACAAACAGATCCTAATTCTATTAATTCAGAAAAGCTGCCAGATTCTAATGAACAATTACAGCCAACTTTGTTACTAATGAAGTCCAAAGAAACACAGGAGAAGGATGTGAGAAAATTACATTTAAATAATCTAAGCACTCGTAACAATGGTGCTGTTAAACTTTCTAAAGCGTTAGATAATAATAATGGATACAGAATTCCTACTTTGTTGGTGCCAGTTGCCATAAATGAAACCTACACTAAAAAGGCAAGCtcaaaaaatgtaaaggctCACGAAAACATCCAAGAGAACCTTGTACCGATAACAAAGGAAGATTCCATAACTTTGAGAGATATAGAAATACTAGAAAGATTAGGTCAAATCGAGATTATGCAGAATAATATATTGAACACAGCAAGATTAGAAAGAGATCAATATCCTCTTAATAGAATCAGATCGAAAAGAAATGTAGATGTTATAGATGACAAGTATTTCATGAGAAAAATTTTCGAAGCTTACGGGGATGGTACGAGCATAACAATGGAAGGTTTTGAGAAGTTGTTAAAAAAATTAGGATTATTAAGATTAATAACAGATATATCAAGATTAGAAAATCATAATATTATTACTAGTCAGCATGAAAATCCATTGG ATAAGTCGAAAAGCCTGCAAAATAATGGCCTACCGGAATATGAAAATGGAATTAAAAAAGAACGG TGCTTAAATAGTAAAGAATTATTAAATACTGTTGCAAGAGATATGCCATACAATTTGATTACTAATAGTAATTCGACATTACCAAGTTGGCTTTTCGAACGGGTGTGTCCAGCTCTTGTTTATCAACTAGCAGGTGAATCAAGCTCAGAGAGAAATGGATGTATTCGTGTTCCAGAGAATTATAAGCCAATAACGGTTAATAAGTATCTTAGAGAAGATACTACTCGTAATATGATTCAAG TGTGGGCCTATTCAACGATCAGTATTTTAATAATCAGCCTCTGTGGTTTACTTGGTGTAGCTGTTATACCTTTTATGGGTAAAGTTTATTATCATCAGTTATTACAGTTTTTAGTAGCTCTTGCTGTAGGGACATTGTGCGGCGATGCTCTTATTCATCTGTTACCACAC gcaatggtaTCGCATGATCATGCTCATGAACGTATTCATGTCGATGTTAACGATCATGCCGAATCAGATCATAAAGAACAGCATAATATGAATATGTGGAAAGGACTAGTTGCGATGATGGGTCTCGCACTATTTTTTTTTACGGAAAAAGCTCTGACCTTAGTAGCAGAATGGAGGAAAATTCGACAACGGCGTAATAAG CTTCCTTCGCGTGTTAGAGTAATGAGAGAAACCGATGGACCAAACAGTAATGTTGTTGGAGAAAAACTTTGTAAACACAAATATTCATCTTATCCATATTGTTATGGAGAAATTAACTCAGAAATTCAAG ATAATCATCATAATCGTCAGCATAATAATCATGAAAGGCCTCCTGTGATCGAAGAGGAAAAACCGTTGACGTCGAACTGCAACTCTGTTGCGAAAATCATGAACGATGTAGAAAAGAAACCAAACGAAGATTGGAGACTAGACGATTCAATTGTAAATACCAAGAAAAATGTCGATGGTGCCGATGTACCATTAAATGAATCGGAAAGTTATACCGTTATTATACGCGAGCATGAAACAAAACATCATGGTCATACCCATTCGCATG GTCACGTTCATTCTGCACCCGAGTCCATGTCGAGTGTTGCTTGGATGGTAGTAATGGGTGATGGTTTGCACAACTTTACAGATGGAATGGCCATAGGTGCTGCTTTTTCAGCGAATATAGCGGGTGGTTTTTCGACGGCAATAGCTGTGTTTTGTCACGAATTACCTCACGAAATAG GAGATTTTGCAGTTTTGTTAAAAGCCGGGATGAGCGCAAAGCAAGCAGTATTTTATAATCTGTTATCCTCTGTACTTTGTTTGTTCGGTATGATATTTGGTGTATTATTAGGGAGTACTCCTGCTGTAAGCAGCTGGATGTTTGCTGCTGCTGCAGGAATGTTTATATATATAGCATTAGTTGATATG ATTCCAGAGTTATCCTCGAGTCACTCTGTCGAGCGTAGCTCCCAATGGCAGTGTATTTTGCAGGCGTTAGGGCTATTATGTGGCCTTGGAATAATGTTAATTATAGCGCTCTACGAACACGATCTTAAGAATATGTTCAGTGATTAA
- the LOC143431847 gene encoding small ribosomal subunit protein uS4 isoform X1, which produces MVNGRIPSVFSKTYVTPRRPYEKARLDQELRIIGEYGLRNKREVWRVKYTLANIRKAARELLTLEEKDPKRLFEGNALLRRLVRIGVLDESRMKLDYVLGLKIEDFLERRLQTQVFKLGLAKSIHHARVLIRQRHIRVRKQVVNIPSFIVRLDSQKHIDFSLKSPFGGGRPGRVKRKNLRKGSGGAAPEEEED; this is translated from the exons ATGGTGAACGGGAGGATACCGTCAGTTTTCTCGAAAACTTATGTTACTCCGAGAAGGCCTTACGAAAAGGCACGTTTAGATCAAGAATTACGAATTATTGGTGAATATGGTCTTCGTAACAAACGCGAAGTATGGAGAGTTAAGTATACTCTAGCAAACATCCGGAAAGCGGCTCGTGAGTTGCTTACTTTGGAAGAAAAGGACCCTAAACGTTTGTTTGAAg GAAatgctctattgcgtcgattggTAAGAATAGGAGTGCTAGACGAAAGCCGTATGAAGCTCGATTACGTTCTTGGTTTGAAGATAGAAGATTTCTTGGAAAGACGACTTCAAACTCAAGTATTTAAATTGGGACTTGCCAAGTCTATCCATCATGCTCGTGTGCTTATTCGTCAACGTCACATTAG AGTGCGCAAACAGGTCGTGAATATTCCATCTTTTATCGTACGATTGGATTCACAAAAGCACATTGATTTCTCACTGAAATCTCCATTTGGTGGTGGTAGACCAGGACGCGTCAAGAGGAAGAATCTGCGTAAGGGAAGCGGAGGAGCAGCtccagaggaagaagaagattaa
- the LOC143431847 gene encoding small ribosomal subunit protein uS4 isoform X2, whose amino-acid sequence MVNGRIPSVFSKTYVTPRRPYEKARLDQELRIIGEYGLRNKREVWRVKYTLANIRKAARELLTLEEKDPKRLFEGNALLRRLVRIGVLDESRMKLDYVLGLKIEDFLERRLQTQVFKLGLAKSIHHARVLIRQRHIRYSNSFPD is encoded by the exons ATGGTGAACGGGAGGATACCGTCAGTTTTCTCGAAAACTTATGTTACTCCGAGAAGGCCTTACGAAAAGGCACGTTTAGATCAAGAATTACGAATTATTGGTGAATATGGTCTTCGTAACAAACGCGAAGTATGGAGAGTTAAGTATACTCTAGCAAACATCCGGAAAGCGGCTCGTGAGTTGCTTACTTTGGAAGAAAAGGACCCTAAACGTTTGTTTGAAg GAAatgctctattgcgtcgattggTAAGAATAGGAGTGCTAGACGAAAGCCGTATGAAGCTCGATTACGTTCTTGGTTTGAAGATAGAAGATTTCTTGGAAAGACGACTTCAAACTCAAGTATTTAAATTGGGACTTGCCAAGTCTATCCATCATGCTCGTGTGCTTATTCGTCAACGTCACATTAG GTATTCAAACAGTTTTCCCGATTGA
- the LOC143431672 gene encoding mitochondrial glycine transporter-like isoform X2 yields MQGYSIDPEHNQTEIKEDYPILKSFLAGSLSGTFSTILFQPLDLVKTRLQSKVNLHIGASKSDIFGIVVHIIKNENVLGLWRGMTPSITRVVPGVGLYFSSLHWLKHTLHLNDPLTPKEALLLGITARSMSGALLIPITVVKTRFESEVYKYNSVREALKLIYKQEGVRGLSSGLVPTLLRDAPYSGLYLTFYTQLKNIVIEADLPYVKPSAPIHFSCGVLAGIFASIVTQPADVIKTKMQLYPNEFKSVYNAVFTVYNKYGVLGYFKGIVPRMLRRTLMTAMAWTIYEEVTKSIGLK; encoded by the exons ATGCAAGGTTATTCTATTGACCCAGAACATAATCAAACAGAGATAAAGGAAGAT TATCCTATTTTGAAGTCTTTTCTCGCGGGATCATTATCTGGCACGTTTTCAACTATTTTATTTCAACCTTTGGATCTGGTTAAAACCAGACTTCAAAGTAAAGTAAATCTACATATTGG tGCTTCAAAGAGTGATATCTTTGGGATAGTAGTTCATATAATTAAAAACGAAAATGTGCTTGGACTTTGGAGGGGTATGACTCCG TCCATTACTAGAGTTGTACCTGGCGTTGGGCTGTATTTTTCATCATTACACTGGTTAAAACATACATTGCATCTTAATGATCCACTCACACCTAAAGAAGCTTTGTTGTTAGGGATTACAGCAAGATCTATGTCTGGTGCTTTATTAATTCCAATAACGGTAGTAAAGACGCGTTTTgag AGTGAAGTTTATAAATATAACAGTGTAAGAGAAGCACTGAAATTAATATACAAACAGGAGGGAGTAAGAGGTCTTTCGAGCGGATTAGTACCAACATTATTAAGAGATGCTCCATATAGTGGTCTTTACCTTACATTTTACACTCAGCTAAAAAACATCGTTATCGAAGCAG ACTTGCCCTACGTCAAACCATCCGCTCCAATTCATTTTAGTTGTGGAGTGCTAGCAGGAATATTTGCTTCTATCGTAACGCAACCTGCCGATGTAATTAAGACGAAAATGCAATTATATCCTAATGAATTTAAGAGTGTATATAACGCAGTTTTTACAGTTTATAACAAATATGGTGTATTAGGATATTTTAAAGGCATTGTCCCGCGAATGTTGAGGAGAACATTAATGACTGCGATGGCTTGGACCATATACGAAGAG gttacaaaaagtatagGGCTTAAATAG
- the LOC143431672 gene encoding mitochondrial glycine transporter-like isoform X1, which produces MQGYSIDPEHNQTEIKEDYPILKSFLAGSLSGTFSTILFQPLDLVKTRLQSKVNLHIGASKSDIFGIVVHIIKNENVLGLWRGMTPSITRVVPGVGLYFSSLHWLKHTLHLNDPLTPKEALLLGITARSMSGALLIPITVVKTRFESEVYKYNSVREALKLIYKQEGVRGLSSGLVPTLLRDAPYSGLYLTFYTQLKNIVIEADLPYVKPSAPIHFSCGVLAGIFASIVTQPADVIKTKMQLYPNEFKSVYNAVFTVYNKYGVLGYFKGIVPRMLRRTLMTAMAWTIYEEVAKFLNHLTFYY; this is translated from the exons ATGCAAGGTTATTCTATTGACCCAGAACATAATCAAACAGAGATAAAGGAAGAT TATCCTATTTTGAAGTCTTTTCTCGCGGGATCATTATCTGGCACGTTTTCAACTATTTTATTTCAACCTTTGGATCTGGTTAAAACCAGACTTCAAAGTAAAGTAAATCTACATATTGG tGCTTCAAAGAGTGATATCTTTGGGATAGTAGTTCATATAATTAAAAACGAAAATGTGCTTGGACTTTGGAGGGGTATGACTCCG TCCATTACTAGAGTTGTACCTGGCGTTGGGCTGTATTTTTCATCATTACACTGGTTAAAACATACATTGCATCTTAATGATCCACTCACACCTAAAGAAGCTTTGTTGTTAGGGATTACAGCAAGATCTATGTCTGGTGCTTTATTAATTCCAATAACGGTAGTAAAGACGCGTTTTgag AGTGAAGTTTATAAATATAACAGTGTAAGAGAAGCACTGAAATTAATATACAAACAGGAGGGAGTAAGAGGTCTTTCGAGCGGATTAGTACCAACATTATTAAGAGATGCTCCATATAGTGGTCTTTACCTTACATTTTACACTCAGCTAAAAAACATCGTTATCGAAGCAG ACTTGCCCTACGTCAAACCATCCGCTCCAATTCATTTTAGTTGTGGAGTGCTAGCAGGAATATTTGCTTCTATCGTAACGCAACCTGCCGATGTAATTAAGACGAAAATGCAATTATATCCTAATGAATTTAAGAGTGTATATAACGCAGTTTTTACAGTTTATAACAAATATGGTGTATTAGGATATTTTAAAGGCATTGTCCCGCGAATGTTGAGGAGAACATTAATGACTGCGATGGCTTGGACCATATACGAAGAGGTAGCAAAATTTCTTAATCATTTaactttttattattaa
- the LOC143431672 gene encoding mitochondrial glycine transporter-like isoform X3, with amino-acid sequence MEVLGPYPILKSFLAGSLSGTFSTILFQPLDLVKTRLQSKVNLHIGASKSDIFGIVVHIIKNENVLGLWRGMTPSITRVVPGVGLYFSSLHWLKHTLHLNDPLTPKEALLLGITARSMSGALLIPITVVKTRFESEVYKYNSVREALKLIYKQEGVRGLSSGLVPTLLRDAPYSGLYLTFYTQLKNIVIEADLPYVKPSAPIHFSCGVLAGIFASIVTQPADVIKTKMQLYPNEFKSVYNAVFTVYNKYGVLGYFKGIVPRMLRRTLMTAMAWTIYEEVTKSIGLK; translated from the exons ATGGAGGTTTTGGGACCT TATCCTATTTTGAAGTCTTTTCTCGCGGGATCATTATCTGGCACGTTTTCAACTATTTTATTTCAACCTTTGGATCTGGTTAAAACCAGACTTCAAAGTAAAGTAAATCTACATATTGG tGCTTCAAAGAGTGATATCTTTGGGATAGTAGTTCATATAATTAAAAACGAAAATGTGCTTGGACTTTGGAGGGGTATGACTCCG TCCATTACTAGAGTTGTACCTGGCGTTGGGCTGTATTTTTCATCATTACACTGGTTAAAACATACATTGCATCTTAATGATCCACTCACACCTAAAGAAGCTTTGTTGTTAGGGATTACAGCAAGATCTATGTCTGGTGCTTTATTAATTCCAATAACGGTAGTAAAGACGCGTTTTgag AGTGAAGTTTATAAATATAACAGTGTAAGAGAAGCACTGAAATTAATATACAAACAGGAGGGAGTAAGAGGTCTTTCGAGCGGATTAGTACCAACATTATTAAGAGATGCTCCATATAGTGGTCTTTACCTTACATTTTACACTCAGCTAAAAAACATCGTTATCGAAGCAG ACTTGCCCTACGTCAAACCATCCGCTCCAATTCATTTTAGTTGTGGAGTGCTAGCAGGAATATTTGCTTCTATCGTAACGCAACCTGCCGATGTAATTAAGACGAAAATGCAATTATATCCTAATGAATTTAAGAGTGTATATAACGCAGTTTTTACAGTTTATAACAAATATGGTGTATTAGGATATTTTAAAGGCATTGTCCCGCGAATGTTGAGGAGAACATTAATGACTGCGATGGCTTGGACCATATACGAAGAG gttacaaaaagtatagGGCTTAAATAG